Proteins encoded within one genomic window of Episyrphus balteatus chromosome 1, idEpiBalt1.1, whole genome shotgun sequence:
- the LOC129917202 gene encoding muskelin: MASNIGDVEKLPFEINKYSSYATSYLPENILEDTPSNQASRWSSNTNNPPQFLTLKLKRPAIVQKIKFGKFEKSHVCNLKKFRVYGGLDENQMILLLESGLKNDSIPEIFSLRYLTEEGDKFPILYIKIMPLLSWGPSFNFSIWYVELHGQDDPMFMGLSLKNYSTLREIEIIKLCLKHFRQQGYDNAFKALQEETNIRLENQLITDLHHCLVARGDFNKTEELIEKCVAEGLMDAYLEKQDYKHSWKLQEAKSAYQPGTRGGHQLVIDPKKSLVYLFGGWDGFQDMSDFWVFHIGTCTWTLLFEHSERFGGPTPRSCHKMVFDPVSENIFILGRYLDNSIRTIDYTKSDFYLFDTSACTWLQICDDTSQVSGPQLVYDHQMCIDVEKRMIYVFGGKILTPRSVSSIASGEPDYSGLFSYHIATNTWTQILVDCHHPLACQSEVLSIKSRITHCMVFHSKTRKLYIYGGQRGKEDIEEFISYDVDTQVISLLNKDNKCYENKNEPSAGYTLRATIDCDRDEIYVFSSLSKQKDRRDIQQVDASNSFWVYSLQRNTWSRIYTRRYVAESKQDKLSTSLSEPCPRYAHQLVYDEVAKLHYLFGGNPGKATLPQLRLDDFWILELEKPTREEILNHCRYLVRKLFYEEISRINPIKALRYLQTHVSEVINHSDPVQLNNFHKLAAFLFRPEDPISVGQLTLATLSVESDNREGKAETADNENESPKESHDCTSSLSDSKLYNLYKKSGGKLAKQDYLFEMRSHRAFLFNKLSQLMPTNIVQPKGNLSDFILT, encoded by the exons ATGGCTAGTAATATTGGCGACGTCGAAAAACTTCCCTtcgaaattaataaatattccaGCTATGCTACATCTTATTTACCAGA gaatattTTGGAAGACACTCCGAGCAATCAGGCATCAAGATGGTCATCGAACACAAACAATCCTCCACAGTTTCTTACGCTTAAACTTAAACGGCCGGCCAttgtgcaaaaaattaaatttggcaAGTTTGAGAAATCACAtgtatgcaatttaaaaaaatttcgagtATATGGCGGACTGGACGAAAATCAAATGATACTGCTTTTAGAAAG cGGTCTAAAAAACGATTCAATACCTGAAATTTTTAGTTTGAGGTATCTTACTGAAGAAGGGGATAAATTTccaatattatatataaaaattatgccGCTTTTGTCTTGGGGACCAAGTTTTAATTTTAGCATTTGGTATGTTGAATTACATGGACAGGACGATCCCATGTTTATGGGTTTAAGTTTGAAAAACTACAGCACG TTACGcgaaattgaaataataaagcTATGCCTAAAACACTTTCGGCAACAAGGTTATGATAACGCCTTTAAGGCCTTACAAGAAGAAACAAATATCCGTTTGGAAAATCAACTTATTACTGACTTACATCATTGTTTGGTAGCTAGAGGagattttaacaaaaccgaAGAACTTATTGAAAAATGTGTGGCGGAAGGACTTATGGATGCATATTTGGAGAAACAAGATTACAAACACTCTTGGAAACTACAAGAAGCAAAGAGTGCATATCAACCTG GAACACGTGGAGGTCATCAGTTAGTAATTGACCCTAAAAAAAGTTTGGTCTACTTATTTGGAGGATGGGATGGATTTCAAGATATGAGTGATTTTTGGGTATTTCATATAGGTACATGTACATGGACGTTACTTTTTGAGCACTCCGAGCGATTTGGAGGTCCTACGCCTCGCTCTTGTCATAAAATGGTATTCGATCCTGTAAGcgagaatatttttattctCGGTCGATATTTAGATAATTCAATCAGAACTATTGATTATACGAAGAGCGATTTCTATCTGTTTGATACTAGTGCATGTACTTGGTTACAAATATGTGACGACACAAGCCAAGTAAGTGGACCGCAACTTGTTTATGATCATCAAATGTGTATTGACGTCGAGAAACGAATGATTTATGTGTTTGGCGGTAAAATTCTGACTCCAAGAAGTGTGAGTAGTATTGCATCTGGTGAACCCGACTACTCTGGGCTTTTCTCTTATCACATTGCAACAAATACATGGACACAAATTCTTGTTGATTGTCACCATCCTTTGGCTTGTCAGTCAGAAGTGTTATCCATTAAATCTCGCATAACACATTGCATGGTTTTTCACAGT aaaacaagaaaattatatatatatggAGGACAGCGAGGCAAAGAGGatattgaagaatttatttcaTATGATGTAGATACCCAAGTCATAAGCTTACTCAACAAAGACAATAAATGCTATGAAAATAAGAATGAACCGTCGGCTGGTTATACTCTTCGCGCTACAATTGATTGTGATAGAGacgaaatttatgttttttct aGTTTGAGCAAACAAAAGGACCGTAGAGATATCCAACAAGTAGACGCATCGAACTCGTTCTGGGTATATTCTCTGCAGAGAAATACATGGTCTCGAATCTACACGCGTCGTTACGTTGCTGAATCTAAGCAGGATAAATTGTCAACTTCATTGAGTGAGCCATGTCCAAGGTATGCCCATCAACTGGTTTACGACGAAGTTGCtaag CTGCATTATTTGTTTGGTGGAAACCCAGGAAAAGCCACCTTGCCACAGCTTAGACTTGATGACTTTTGGATATTAGAATTGGAAAa GCCGACACGtgaagaaattttaaatcattGTCGATATCTAGTTAGGAAacttttttatgaagaaatatCGAGGATTAACCCTATAAAAGCTCTACGCTACTTACAAACGCATGTTTCAGAAGTTATAAATCATTCTGATCCAGTGCAGTTGAATAAT TTCCATAAATTGGCCGCATTTTTGTTTAGACCAGAAGACCCAATATCCGTGGGTCAATTGACTTTAGCTACATTATCAGTTGAAAGTGACAATCGAGAAGGAAAAG
- the LOC129910001 gene encoding putative nuclease HARBI1, translated as MFAVLLLSEAHERRNRMRIQRRNLRDTTNPFEMPEERFRELFRLTRDAAQILLTEMSPHMHQGQRKTFIPIPIRLCAALHFYASGSYQRDIGQDFSAAMSRTMISRIVGEVSLILQNKFSGKWIKFPREDEYDSIKQRFFEATGFPGVIGAIDCTHVKIQKPNMEVEACYLNRKGYHSKNVQLICDFNLQILGVYARFGGASHDSFIWEASSIKTLLEQRCEINGVAEQSSWLLGDSGYPLRPWLMTPYRSSTDANERAFNTIHAKTRNCIERLNGVLKSVFRCLKIGLFYSPAAAGRIINACCVLHNFRIKHGIYDDIPIEELNNDDENIYHPPENNSVHHRAALRIRDRLKANILR; from the exons ATGTTTGCAGTGTTGCTATTATCCGAAGCCCATGAACGTAGAAATAGAATGCGAATTCAACGTCGTAATCTTCGCGATACGACAAACCCGTTTGAAATGCCTGAAGAACGGTTTAGGGAACTCTTTCGGCTCACTCGTGATGCAGCACAGATTCTTTTAACAGAAATGAGTCCTCACATGCATCAAGGACAAAGAAAAACTTTCATCCCGATACCCATCCGTCTTTGTGCCGCCTTGCACTTTTACGCATCGGGATCGTACCAACGAGACATCGGCCAAGATTTTTCGGCAGCCATGAGCCGAACTATGATATCACGAATTGTTGGTGAAGTTTCGCTTATTTTGCAGAATAAATTTTCAGGAAAATGGATTAAATTTCCTAGAGAAGATGAATATGATTCCATAAAACAAAG attttttgagGCGACGGGTTTTCCTGGGGTGATTGGAGCAATTGACTGTACACACGTCAAGATTCAAAAACCCAATATGGAAGTGGAGGCTTGTTACCTCAATCGAAAAGGGTACCATTCAAAGAATGTGCAACTG ATTTGTGACTTCAATCTCCAAATACTAGGGGTCTACGCACGATTTGGAGGTGCATCACATGATTCCTTTATATGGGAAGCATCCTCGATAAAAACCTTACTTGAACAGCGGTGTGAAATTAATGGAGTTGCAGAACAGAGCTCTTGGTTGTTAG GTGACTCTGGCTATCCCTTGCGTCCCTGGCTTATGACTCCTTATCGCTCTTCTACAGATGCTAACGAAAGAGCATTTAATACAATCCAcgcaaaaacaagaaattgtaTAGAACGGCTCAATGGAGTCCTAAAGTCCGTTTTCCGGTGCCTTAAAATAGGATTATTTTACTCCCCTGCAGCTGCAGGGAGGATAATAAACGCTTGTTGTGTCCTTCACAACTTTCGCATTAAACACGGAATTTATGACGATATCCCAATTGAAGAATTAAATAATGACGATGAAAACATATACCATCCTCCTGAAAACAATTCTGTTCACCATCGTGCAGCGTTAAGAATTCGCGACCGGCTTAAGGCAAATATCTTAAGATAA
- the LOC129910008 gene encoding uncharacterized protein LOC129910008: MTGRGKGGKGLGKGGAKRHRKVLRDNIQGITKPAIRRLARRGGVKRISGLIYEETRGVLKVFLENVIRDAVTYTEHAKRKTVTAMDVVYALKRQGRTLYGFGVKLKMPPKTSGKAAKKAGKAQKNITKTDKKKKRKRKESYAIYIYKVLKQVHPDTGISSKAMSIMNSFVNDIFERIAAEASRLAHYNKRSTITSREIQTAVRLLLPGELAKHAVSEGTKAVTKYTSSKKMTGRGKGGKGLGKGGAKRHRKVLRDNIQGITKPAIRRLARRGGVKRISGLIYEETRGVLKVFLENVIRDAVTYTEHAKRKTVTAMDVVYALKRQGRTLYGFGG, encoded by the exons ATGACTGGTCGTGGTAAAGGAGGAAAAGGTTTGGGCAAAGGTGGCGCTAAACGTCATCGTAAAGTGTTGCGTGATAATATCCAAGGTATTACCAAACCAGCAATTCGTCGATTGGCTCGTCGTGGTGGTGTAAAACGTATTTCTGGTCTGATTTACGAAGAAACCCGTGGTGTTCTAAAAGTGTTCCTGGAAAATGTTATCCGTGATGCTGTTACTTACACTGAACACGCCAAGCGTAAGACCGTCACAGCCATGGATGTAGTTTACGCTTTGAAGAGACAAGGGCGTACTCTTTATGGTTTCGGAG tgaaattaaaaatgccGCCTAAGACTAGTGGTAAAGCAGCAAAGAAGGCCGGAAaggcacaaaaaaatatcaccaaGACCGATAAGAAGAAGAAGCGCAAGAGGAAGGAAAGCTACGCAATCTACATTTACAAAGTACTCAAGCAAGTACATCCCGACACTGGTATTTCATCGAAAGCCATGAGCATCATGAACAGTTTTGTAAATGATATCTTCGAAAGGATTGCCGCTGAAGCTTCGCGTTTAGCTCACTACAATAAACGCTCAACAATCACAAGTCGGGAGATCCAAACTGCCGTGCGATTGTTGTTGCCTGGTGAACTTGCCAAGCACGCTGTTAGTGAAGGAACTAAGGCAGTAACCAAATACACAAGCtcgaa AAAAATGACTGGTCGTGGTAAAGGAGGAAAAGGTTTGGGCAAAGGTGGCGCTAAACGTCATCGTAAAGTGTTGCGTGATAATATCCAAGGTATTACCAAACCAGCAATTCGTCGATTGGCTCGTCGTGGTGGTGTAAAACGTATTTCTGGTCTGATTTACGAAGAAACTCGTGGTGTTCTAAAAGTGTTCCTGGAAAATGTTATCCGTGATGCTGTTACTTACACTGAACACGCCAAGCGTAAGACCGTCACCGCCATGGATGTAGTTTACGCTTTGAAGAGACAAGGGCGTACTCTTTATGGTTTCGGAGGTTAA
- the LOC129905404 gene encoding histone H2A, translated as MSGRGKGGKVKGKAKSRSNRAGLQFPVGRIHRLLRKGNYAERVGAGAPVYLAAVMEYLAAEVLELAGNAARDNKKTRIIPRHLQLAIRNDEELNKLLSGVTIAQGGVLPNIQAVLLPKKTEKSA; from the coding sequence atgtctGGTCGTGGTAAAGGTGGAAAAGTGAAGGGAAAGGCAAAGTCCCGCTCAAACCGTGCTGGGCTTCAATTCCCTGTTGGTCGTATCCATCGTTTGCTCCGCAAGGGTAACTATGCTGAGCGCGTCGGAGCTGGTGCCCCAGTTTATTTGGCAGCTGTTATGGAATATTTGGCGGCTGAAGTTTTGGAATTGGCGGGAAATGCTGCTCGTGACAACAAGAAAACAAGAATCATCCCCCGTCATTTGCAATTGGCCATCCGTAATGACGAAGAATTGAACAAATTGCTTTCTGGTGTAACAATTGCTCAAGGTGGTGTTCTTCCCAATATCCAAGCTGTTTTGTTGCCAAAGAAAACCGAAAAGAGTGCCTAA
- the LOC129905403 gene encoding histone H2B, producing the protein MPPKTSGKAAKKAGKAQKNITKTDKKKKRKRKESYAIYIYKVLKQVHPDTGISSKAMSIMNSFVNDIFERIAAEASRLAHYNKRSTITSREIQTAVRLLLPGELAKHAVSEGTKAVTKYTSSK; encoded by the coding sequence atgccGCCTAAGACTAGTGGTAAAGCAGCAAAGAAGGCCGGAAaggcacaaaaaaatatcaccaaGACCGATAAGAAGAAGAAGCGCAAGAGGAAGGAAAGCTACGCAATCTACATTTACAAAGTACTCAAGCAAGTACATCCCGACACTGGTATTTCATCGAAAGCCATGAGCATCATGAACAGTTTTGTAAATGATATCTTCGAAAGGATTGCCGCTGAAGCTTCGCGTTTAGCTCACTACAATAAACGCTCAACAATCACAAGTCGGGAGATCCAAACTGCCGTGCGATTGTTGTTGCCTGGTGAACTTGCCAAGCACGCTGTTAGTGAAGGAACTAAGGCAGTAACCAAATACACAAGCtcgaagtaa
- the LOC129905392 gene encoding histone H1-like has product MSDTVAASPAVVAEKKPKKAAASGSKKPKSTPTHPPTQQMVDAAIKTLKERGGSSLLAIKKYIAATYKVDVQKLAPFIKKYLKSAVISGKLVQTKGKGAAGSFKLSALASKEPKAKSAEKKKSAAKPKAAAAGDKKLKKAAGEKKVKKAAATTKKTADKKKVEKPKVKSAKKTTAVKAKPTKAKAAAPKPKVPKAKSATASAAKPKKAVAAKKAKK; this is encoded by the coding sequence atgtccgATACTGTCGCTGCATCTCCTGCCGttgttgcagaaaaaaaacccAAGAAGGCTGCTGCCAGTGGTTCAAAGAAACCAAAATCAACTCCAACTCATCCTCCTACTCAGCAAATGGTTGATGCCGCCATCAAGACATTGAAGGAACGTGGTGGCTCTTCGTTGTTGGCTATCAAAAAATACATCGCAGCTACTTACAAGGTGGACGTTCAAAAACTTGCtccatttatcaaaaaatacttgaaaagtGCTGTGATTAGTGGTAAATTAGTGCAAACAAAAGGAAAGGGTGCTGCTGGTTCTTTCAAATTGTCTGCATTAGCAAGCAAGGAACCAAAAGCAAAGTCCGCCGAGAAGAAAAAATCTGCTGCTAAACCAAAAGCCGCTGCAGCTGGtgacaaaaaattgaagaaggCTGCTGGTGAGAAGAAAGTGAAGAAAGCTGCTGCCACTACAAAAAAGACTGCCGATAAAAAGAAGGTAGAAAAGCCAAAGGTAAAAAGTGCTAAGAAAACTACCGCAGTCAAAGCTAAACCAACTAAAGCAAAGGCCGCTGCTCCCAAGCCAAAAGTACCAAAAGCAAAATCAGCGACAGCATCTGCAGCTAAACCCAAAAAGGCGGTTGCTGCCAAGAAGGCTAAGaagtaa
- the LOC129905402 gene encoding histone H3, protein MARTKQTARKSTGGKAPRKQLATKAARKSAPATGGVKKPHRYRPGTVALREIRRYQKSTELLIRKLPFQRLVREIAQDFKTDLRFQSSAVMALQEASEAYLVGLFEDTNLCAIHAKRVTIMPKDIQLARRIRGERA, encoded by the coding sequence atggCTCGTACAAAGCAAACTGCTCGTAAATCGACTGGTGGAAAGGCTCCCAGGAAGCAACTGGCTACTAAAGCAGCTCGTAAAAGTGCTCCAGCCACCGGAGGTGTAAAGAAACCACATCGTTATCGTCCCGGAACTGTGGCTCTTCGTGAAATCCGTCGTTATCAGAAGAGTACTGAATTGTTGATCCGCAAATTGCCTTTCCAACGTTTAGTTCGTGAAATCGCACAAGATTTCAAAACTGATTTGCGTTTCCAGAGCTCAGCTGTTATGGCGCTTCAAGAAGCAAGTGAAGCCTACTTAGTTGGTCTTTTTGAAGATACCAACTTGTGCGCTATTCATGCCAAGCGTGTAACCATTATGCCAAAGGACATCCAATTGGCCAGACGCATCCGTGGTGAACGTGCTTAA
- the LOC129905396 gene encoding histone H2B: protein MPPKTSGKAAKKAGKAQKNITKTDKKKKRKRKESYAIYIYKVLKQVHPDTGISSKAMSIMNSFVNDIFERIAAEASRLAHYNKRSTITSREIQTAVRLLLPGELAKHAVSEGTKAVTKYTSSK, encoded by the coding sequence atgccGCCCAAGACTAGTGGTAAAGCAGCAAAGAAGGCCGGAAaggcacaaaaaaatatcaccaaGACCGATAAGAAGAAGAAGCGCAAGAGGAAGGAAAGCTACGCAATCTACATTTACAAAGTACTCAAGCAAGTACATCCCGACACTGGTATTTCATCGAAAGCCATGAGCATCATGAACAGTTTTGTAAATGATATCTTCGAAAGGATTGCCGCTGAAGCTTCGCGTTTAGCTCACTACAATAAACGCTCAACAATCACAAGTCGGGAGATCCAAACTGCCGTGCGATTGTTGTTGCCTGGTGAACTTGCCAAGCACGCTGTTAGTGAAGGAACTAAGGCAGTTACCAAATACACAAGCtcgaagtaa